The following are from one region of the Actinoplanes sp. L3-i22 genome:
- a CDS encoding bifunctional 2-polyprenyl-6-hydroxyphenol methylase/3-demethylubiquinol 3-O-methyltransferase UbiG, with protein MLSIRRNDPCQYDDLVGEWWRPGGGFELLHWLAAARAELIPPPAGPGRVLLDAGCGGGLLAPHVRAMGYQHVGVDLRTAGLGLAREQGVVPVAGNVAALPFASGSVDVVAAGEILEHVTDLSGTVAELCRVLRPDGRVVLDTVNDNALSRFITVTLGERVGVAPAGLHDPGLFVTPTRLRAEFARHGVRLAVRGVRPSAAGLARWLTGRRAPDDGPLGRMVPTFSTAVLYQGVGTFSASPAASPTASSAAQEARL; from the coding sequence ATGCTGTCGATCCGGCGTAACGATCCGTGCCAGTACGACGACCTGGTCGGCGAGTGGTGGCGGCCAGGCGGCGGGTTCGAGCTGTTGCACTGGCTGGCCGCGGCGCGTGCCGAGCTGATCCCGCCACCCGCCGGGCCCGGCCGGGTCCTGCTGGACGCCGGGTGCGGCGGCGGGCTGCTCGCGCCGCACGTGCGCGCGATGGGCTATCAGCACGTCGGCGTCGACCTCCGTACCGCCGGGTTGGGTTTGGCCCGTGAGCAGGGCGTCGTGCCGGTCGCGGGGAATGTCGCCGCGCTGCCGTTCGCGAGCGGGTCGGTCGACGTGGTGGCGGCCGGCGAGATCCTGGAGCACGTCACCGACCTGAGCGGCACGGTGGCCGAGCTGTGCCGGGTGCTGCGGCCGGACGGGCGCGTGGTGCTGGACACGGTGAACGACAACGCGCTGAGCCGGTTCATCACGGTCACCCTGGGTGAGCGGGTCGGGGTGGCACCGGCCGGCCTGCACGATCCGGGGCTGTTCGTGACGCCGACGCGCCTGCGGGCCGAGTTCGCCCGGCACGGCGTGCGGCTGGCGGTGCGCGGGGTCCGGCCGAGCGCCGCCGGGCTGGCGCGGTGGCTGACCGGGCGGCGGGCGCCGGATGACGGCCCCCTCGGCCGGATGGTGCCCACCTTCTCGACCGCCGTCCTCTACCAGGGCGTCGGGACCTTCTCGGCGTCGCCCGCGGCCTCGCCGACAGCGTCGTCCGCGGCTCAGGAAGCACGGCTCTAG
- a CDS encoding UbiA family prenyltransferase: MSRALALLRSSHPEPGAAVTVAMTLLAFGAGHRGWRLLCVFLAVGASQLAVGWVNDWLDADRDRLAGRRDKPIADGAISRRTVGISGLIAALAAPLAAVPLGAAATVTIALAAIFGLLYDWPLKSTAFSVVPYLVAFGLLPAFVVVALPGRPMPPLWLVAAGALLGAGAHFANVLPDLEDDAATGVRGLPHRIGAAGSRLAAAVLLLGATITLVLGPPGAPSWSGWAAGAAAVVVLPIGWYGARRAHGRPVALFRAVIVVALIDVLLLIFSGRVV; the protein is encoded by the coding sequence ATGTCCCGAGCCCTGGCCCTGCTGCGCTCGTCCCATCCGGAGCCGGGCGCCGCGGTCACCGTGGCGATGACCCTGCTCGCCTTCGGCGCCGGTCATCGCGGGTGGCGGCTGCTCTGCGTCTTCCTCGCGGTCGGGGCGAGCCAGCTCGCGGTCGGCTGGGTCAACGACTGGCTGGACGCCGACCGGGACCGGCTCGCCGGCCGGCGGGACAAGCCGATCGCGGACGGGGCGATCTCCCGCCGTACCGTAGGAATCTCGGGTTTGATCGCGGCCCTGGCCGCGCCTCTCGCGGCAGTTCCGCTGGGCGCGGCAGCCACCGTGACCATCGCCCTCGCCGCGATCTTCGGGCTGCTCTACGACTGGCCGCTGAAGTCGACGGCGTTCTCGGTGGTGCCCTATCTGGTGGCGTTCGGGCTGCTGCCGGCCTTCGTGGTGGTCGCCCTGCCGGGGCGTCCGATGCCGCCGTTGTGGCTGGTCGCGGCGGGTGCACTGCTCGGCGCCGGGGCGCATTTCGCGAACGTGCTGCCGGATCTGGAGGACGACGCGGCGACCGGGGTCCGCGGTCTGCCGCACCGGATCGGCGCCGCGGGCTCCCGGTTGGCCGCCGCGGTGCTTCTGCTGGGCGCGACGATCACGCTGGTCCTGGGACCACCCGGAGCGCCGTCGTGGTCCGGGTGGGCGGCCGGCGCGGCCGCCGTCGTGGTCCTTCCGATTGGCTGGTACGGAGCCCGCCGCGCGCACGGCCGACCGGTCGCACTGTTCCGCGCGGTGATCGTCGTGGCGCTGATCGACGTTCTCTTGCTGATCTTCAGTGGGCGCGTGGTGTGA
- the radA gene encoding DNA repair protein RadA, with the protein MTTSRTSSKAARPAYVCDACGHQPPKWLGRCPECAEWGSIIESTVTVGVSGRVVSSQMPSEPAKPISQISAAPARAVPSGVSELDRVLGGGMVPGAVVLLAGEPGVGKSTLLLDVAQQWAAGAGSPSLVVSGEESVSQVRLRAERLGALHERLFLAAENDLGTVIGHLDAVKPGLLVLDSVQTFSVPGTEGVPGGVTQVRAVTAALVSIAKERGIATVLVGHVTKDGQVAGPRVLEHLVDVVLHFEGDKHSSLRLVRGVKNRFGAADEVGCFEMHEGGITSLSDPSGLFLTRYQEPVPGTCVTVAMEGRRALVTEVQALIGAEVQGSPRRTVSGLDSARLAMVLAVLERRTKQLKLYNREVFAATVGGIRLTEPSADLAMALAVASGGLDLAMAPTLVAIGEVGLTGEIRRVSAIGRRLAEAARLGFRVALVPPGSTTTGEGVAPKGMQVIEVGDLRSALQSAARASAEHNKG; encoded by the coding sequence GTGACGACCTCTCGGACAAGTTCCAAGGCGGCCCGGCCGGCTTACGTCTGCGACGCCTGCGGCCACCAGCCGCCCAAATGGCTGGGCCGGTGCCCGGAGTGCGCCGAGTGGGGCTCGATCATCGAGTCGACGGTCACGGTCGGGGTCTCCGGCCGGGTGGTCAGCTCGCAGATGCCGTCCGAGCCGGCCAAGCCGATCTCGCAGATCAGTGCCGCGCCCGCGCGCGCCGTGCCGTCCGGGGTCAGTGAGCTCGACCGGGTGCTCGGCGGCGGCATGGTGCCCGGCGCGGTGGTGCTGCTCGCCGGTGAGCCGGGGGTCGGCAAGTCGACCCTGCTGCTCGACGTGGCCCAGCAGTGGGCGGCCGGCGCCGGCAGCCCGTCGCTGGTGGTCAGCGGTGAGGAGTCGGTGAGCCAGGTCCGCCTGCGGGCGGAGCGGCTCGGCGCCTTGCACGAGCGCCTGTTCCTGGCCGCCGAGAACGATTTGGGTACGGTCATCGGCCACCTCGACGCGGTCAAGCCGGGCCTGCTGGTGCTCGACTCGGTGCAGACCTTCTCGGTTCCCGGCACCGAGGGCGTGCCCGGCGGGGTCACCCAGGTCCGCGCGGTGACCGCGGCGCTGGTCTCGATCGCCAAGGAGCGCGGCATCGCCACCGTCCTGGTCGGCCACGTGACCAAGGACGGTCAGGTCGCCGGTCCCCGGGTGCTGGAGCACCTGGTCGACGTGGTGCTGCACTTCGAGGGCGACAAGCATTCGTCGTTGCGCCTGGTGCGCGGGGTGAAGAACCGGTTCGGCGCGGCCGACGAGGTGGGCTGCTTCGAGATGCACGAGGGCGGCATCACCAGCCTGTCCGACCCGTCCGGGCTGTTCCTCACCCGCTACCAGGAGCCGGTGCCGGGCACCTGCGTGACGGTCGCGATGGAGGGCCGGCGGGCGCTGGTCACCGAGGTGCAGGCGCTGATCGGCGCCGAGGTGCAGGGCTCCCCGCGGCGGACGGTGTCCGGCCTCGACAGCGCCCGGCTGGCGATGGTGCTGGCGGTGCTCGAACGGCGTACCAAGCAGTTGAAGCTCTACAACCGCGAGGTCTTCGCGGCGACCGTCGGCGGCATCCGGCTGACCGAGCCCTCCGCCGACCTGGCGATGGCCCTGGCGGTGGCGTCCGGCGGGCTGGATCTGGCGATGGCGCCGACCCTGGTGGCGATCGGTGAGGTCGGCCTGACCGGGGAGATCCGCCGGGTGAGCGCGATCGGCCGGCGGCTGGCCGAGGCGGCGCGGCTCGGTTTCCGGGTGGCGCTGGTCCCACCGGGGAGCACCACCACCGGCGAGGGCGTCGCACCCAAGGGCATGCAGGTGATCGAGGTCGGCGACCTGCGGTCGGCGTTGCAGAGCGCGGCGCGCGCCTCGGCCGAACACAACAAAGGGTGA
- the disA gene encoding DNA integrity scanning diadenylate cyclase DisA — protein sequence MAPLTGVGLTGGASDPIRANLALMAPGTALRDGLERILRGRTGALIVLGYDSTVEQICTGGFPLDVEFSATRLRELCKMDGAVVMSSDGTRILRAAVHLMPDPSIPSEESGTRHRTAERVAKQTSFPVISVSQSMHIIGLYVNGQRHVLDDSAAILSRANQALATLERYKLRLDEVSGTLSALEIEDLVTVRDAVAVVQRLEMVRRIADEISGYVVELGTDGRLLALQLDELMAGVDSDRTLVIRDYLPTGRKARTLDEALVELDLLTATEMIDLVAVAKAIGYQGASDALDAAVSPRGFRLLAKVPRLPGQIVDRLVDHFGSLQRLLGATVEDLQAVEGVGDARARGVREGLSRLAEASILERYV from the coding sequence GTGGCCCCGTTGACCGGCGTCGGCCTCACCGGAGGCGCCAGCGATCCGATCCGGGCCAACCTCGCCCTGATGGCGCCCGGCACCGCCCTGCGCGACGGGCTGGAACGGATCCTGCGCGGCCGCACCGGCGCGCTGATCGTGCTCGGCTACGACTCGACCGTCGAGCAGATCTGCACCGGCGGCTTCCCGCTCGATGTGGAGTTCTCCGCCACCCGGCTGCGTGAGCTGTGCAAGATGGACGGCGCGGTGGTGATGTCCAGCGACGGCACCCGCATCCTCCGGGCCGCCGTGCACCTGATGCCCGACCCGTCCATCCCGTCGGAGGAGTCCGGCACCCGGCACCGCACCGCCGAGCGGGTCGCCAAGCAGACCAGCTTCCCGGTGATCTCGGTGAGCCAGTCGATGCACATCATCGGGCTGTATGTGAACGGCCAGCGCCACGTGCTGGACGACTCGGCCGCCATCCTGTCCCGGGCCAACCAGGCGCTGGCCACGCTGGAGCGGTACAAGCTGCGGCTGGACGAGGTGTCCGGCACGCTCTCCGCGCTGGAGATCGAGGACCTGGTCACCGTCCGGGACGCGGTCGCGGTGGTGCAGCGGCTGGAGATGGTCCGCCGGATCGCCGACGAGATCTCGGGCTACGTGGTGGAGCTCGGCACCGACGGCCGGCTGCTCGCCCTGCAACTCGACGAGCTGATGGCCGGCGTCGACTCGGACCGCACCCTGGTGATCCGGGACTACCTGCCCACCGGCCGCAAGGCCCGCACGCTGGACGAGGCGCTCGTCGAGCTGGACCTGCTCACCGCGACCGAGATGATCGACCTGGTCGCGGTCGCCAAGGCGATCGGCTACCAGGGCGCATCCGACGCGCTGGACGCGGCGGTCTCGCCGCGCGGGTTCCGGCTGCTGGCCAAGGTGCCGCGGCTGCCCGGGCAGATCGTGGACCGGTTGGTGGATCACTTCGGCAGCCTGCAGCGGCTGCTCGGGGCGACGGTGGAGGACCTGCAGGCGGTCGAGGGGGTGGGCGACGCGCGGGCCCGTGGGGTGCGCGAGGGGCTGTCCCGGCTGGCCGAGGCGTCGATCCTGGAGCGTTACGTCTAG
- a CDS encoding 2'-5' RNA ligase family protein, translated as MVAALELYLDVDATRRIRTLWRALGDEGIPTLGALHQKHRPHVSLAAARTIDPHAAAAALDGLTVGRGLTLRMDFAGQFVGRVLWLGVTMTAELMAHHRVVHERLSAGGVEVWEHYRPGLWVPHCTVSMRVPNPMMAPAIRRCLEILPLTATVTGAAIADHANDIAHPL; from the coding sequence TTGGTCGCCGCCCTCGAGCTCTACCTGGACGTCGACGCGACGCGGCGGATCCGGACACTGTGGCGTGCCCTCGGCGACGAGGGCATCCCCACCCTTGGCGCACTGCACCAGAAGCACCGGCCGCACGTCTCGCTCGCGGCGGCGCGGACCATCGACCCGCATGCCGCGGCGGCCGCCCTGGACGGCCTCACCGTCGGGCGGGGCCTGACCCTGCGGATGGATTTCGCCGGCCAGTTCGTCGGACGGGTCCTGTGGCTCGGTGTGACCATGACGGCCGAGTTGATGGCGCACCACCGGGTGGTGCACGAACGGCTCTCAGCGGGCGGTGTGGAGGTCTGGGAGCACTATCGGCCGGGGTTGTGGGTGCCGCACTGCACGGTGTCGATGCGGGTGCCGAACCCGATGATGGCGCCGGCGATCCGGCGGTGCCTGGAGATCCTGCCGCTGACCGCGACGGTGACCGGCGCGGCGATCGCCGACCACGCGAACGACATCGCACATCCCCTGTGA
- a CDS encoding adhesin has protein sequence MRTTVGPLPSAVYWRRRAVVLGALLLGLIALFVACSQQDDKPADKKNASSSLPTPAPASGGAKAPSSSASPTDDGLIDSAPPGGQAYPDPVQPQSTDGDSGLLPSANTNTNGTNTNANGQSGTACADTEISVTPVPAAKTVKRGANLAITLTIKNIGSRTCTRDVGADPQELYLEQGAQKYWSSDKCSTAKGSDVQTLKPGEQRNYNITWNGRQSTACSGVEASGPAPAAGQYTLRGRLDTIVSSPVDLTIS, from the coding sequence ATGCGTACGACGGTTGGTCCCCTCCCCTCCGCGGTCTACTGGCGGCGACGCGCGGTCGTGCTCGGCGCTCTGCTGCTGGGCCTCATCGCGCTGTTCGTGGCGTGCTCCCAACAGGACGACAAGCCGGCGGACAAGAAGAACGCCTCGTCGTCCCTGCCGACCCCGGCACCGGCCTCCGGCGGGGCGAAAGCGCCGTCCAGCTCGGCGTCGCCCACCGACGACGGCCTGATCGACTCGGCGCCGCCCGGCGGTCAGGCCTACCCCGACCCGGTGCAGCCGCAGTCCACCGACGGTGACAGCGGCCTGCTGCCGAGCGCCAACACGAACACCAACGGGACCAACACCAACGCCAACGGCCAGTCCGGCACCGCCTGCGCGGACACCGAGATCTCCGTCACACCGGTCCCGGCCGCCAAGACGGTCAAGCGCGGCGCCAACCTGGCGATCACTTTGACGATCAAAAACATCGGTTCCCGTACGTGTACCCGCGACGTCGGCGCCGACCCGCAAGAGCTCTACCTCGAGCAGGGCGCCCAGAAGTACTGGTCTTCCGACAAGTGCAGCACCGCCAAGGGCAGCGACGTGCAGACGCTCAAGCCCGGTGAGCAGCGGAACTACAACATCACCTGGAACGGTCGCCAGTCCACCGCGTGCAGCGGCGTGGAAGCGTCCGGTCCGGCCCCCGCCGCCGGGCAGTACACCCTGCGCGGCCGGCTGGACACGATCGTCAGCAGCCCGGTCGACCTGACCATCTCCTGA